One window of the Delphinus delphis chromosome 20, mDelDel1.2, whole genome shotgun sequence genome contains the following:
- the LOC138413924 gene encoding protein FRG2-like-1, with amino-acid sequence MESGTEDLHPHRPSMEHPTDQPPVQQDSMEERGSDVEDKLSQEKGKTFSSQSVMGDVPQPYGGFEYPGNDPPEPYYCSSSWSEPKTDEEENSKENETQDRNSCTTLSDAERGSSPESSRKRKLNSRDGTCERTGASPDERSATLEKKKQKVLDSGHSRKSEEIRDARPRRSQRRRPGRSKRPRSRSPGDQPPPLRKSLLTALRSMSEAIYQNIVNVYNQKGYSPLLWEQLAQLRGPLCTAVLTTYAMANQAAYVFPAEGWLVPTPLSAPSSPAGDGGEGPCSKDSLPLP; translated from the exons ATGGAATCGGGCACTGAAGACCTACACCCGCACAGACCCTCCATGGAACACCCCACTGACCAGCCTCCCGTCCAGCAGGACTCCATGGAAGAAAGGGGCTCAGATGTGGAGGACAAACTATCCCAAGAAAAAGGCAAGACATTCTCTTCCCA ATCGGTGATGGGAGACGTCCCCCAGCCCTATGGGGGCTTTGAGTATCCTGGCAATGATCCCCCGGAACCATATTATTGCTCCAGTTCAT GGTCAGAGCCCAAGACAGATGAGGAGGAGAATTCAAAGGAAAACGAGACACAGGACAGAAACAGCTGCACTACTCTGTCAG atgcagaacgcGGCTCCAGTCCGGAGAGCTCCAGGAAGAGGAAGCTCAATTCCAGGGACGGCACCTGCGAGAGAACAG GGGCCTCTCCAGATGAGCGCAGTGCgactttggaaaagaagaaacagaaggtcCTTGACTCTGGCCACAGCAGGAAGAGTGAAGAAATCCGGGATGCCCGCCCCAGGAGGTCCCAGAGGAGGCGCCCTGGGCGCAGCAAGAGGCCCAGATCCAGGTCCCCAGGAGACCAGCCGCCTCCACTTCGGAAAAGCCTCTTGACCGCCCTGCGCTCTATGTCTGAGGCCATTTATCAGAACATAGTTAATGTGTACAATCAGAAGGGCTATTCCCCGCTGCTCTGGGAGCAGCTGGCCCAGCTGCGGGGGCCTCTGTGCACCGCGGTGCTGACCACGTACGCCATGGCCAACCAGGCGGCCTATGTCTTCCCTGCTGAGGGCTGGCTCGTCCCAACCCCACTGTCGGCTCCCTCGAGTCCAGCCGGGGATGGAGGAGAAGGTCCGTGCTCCAAGGACAGTCTACCTCTTCCCTAG